The following nucleotide sequence is from Cyanobacterium sp. T60_A2020_053.
ACCGTAGGGCATACGGGAACATACGCTTGGGGAGATTTGCCCTCTTGGGCGATTGGTGCAAACCTGTCGTCTAACGGCGAGTCGGTGAACCAAGAATCCCCCACTATAACCCGTAGGGTTTAGTGGTGGGAGTGTCAATTGGTCATTTGATCAACTCTTTATCATCTCTTTAACTGCCATTGGCAAAGTAACAGTTGAAACTTTACTTCTTAACAGAGACAGGGTTATTAATATTCGTTCTGCTGATATATTAATAGGAAGACATCCTCCAGTAGATGATCCCATTCAATCAAGTTATTAATCTTACTAATTTGTAGTGTTACAATATTCCAGTAATTCTCCCAGAAATCCTTAACTACGAAGAATGTTAAAATTTTCCCACTCTAGTTTGATTAAAGCGCCCCTCACCGTAGTCTGGAATTTTCATCAAAGACAAGACGCTGTAGAATTATTAACTCCACCATGGCAACCGGTAAAAGTAGTCAGAAGAGAAGGTGGTTTGGATATTGGCGCAGAAACAGAATTTTTATTAATGTTTGGCTTGTTTGACGTGCGCTGGTTAGCGCGCCATGTAGAATATGAAGAGTATAAACTATTTACGGATCAACAAATTGAAGGGCCTATGAAACTATGGATTCATCGCCATCAATTTCAAGCAGAGGGTAATTACACCAGATTAACAGATAGTATTCAGTATGAAGTATGGGGAGAGCCATTAAGTGAGTTTTGCTTAGATTGGTGGATCAGCGCCCGTCTCCGTGATATGTTTACTTATCGTCATCACATTACCGCCCAATCTTGTGAGTTATGAATTATGAGTTATGAATTATGAGTTATGAATCATATGTAAATATAAATTATGAGAAAAAAATTAAACAATGGGTGTTCAAAATATACAGGAAAGAAGTTTAGAATTTAGTGTCAGAATTGTTAAACTTTGTAAGTTTTTAAGAGAAAATAGTGGAACTGGATATGATATAAGTAAACAATTAATAAGGTCTGGAACTTCAATCGGAGCAAATATTGCTGAGGCTCAAAGTGGACAGAGTAAAGCCGATTTATTAGTAAATTATCCATTGCTCAAAAAGAAGCCAGAGAAACAAATTATTGGTTAAAAATACTAATAGTGACTGAGCCTGATCTAAAAAATCGACTGGAATTATTATTAGATGAATCAAATCAGTTAATTGCTATTATTGGCACAATTATAATAAACACCAGAAAAAATCATAATTCATAACTCATAATTCATAAATGAATCCAGATTTACAACTATCCAATTACGATTACATTTTACCACCAGAATTAATCGCCCAAAACCCTGTTACTCCCCGAGATAGCTCTCGTTTGCTGGTAGTCAAACCCCATCAGGGTATTGATCATACTATTTTTTGTAATCTTCCCGAATTACTATTGCCCAATGATTTATTAATATTCAATAATACTAAAGTAATTCCAGCTCGATTATACGGAGAAAAAAGTACAGGCGCTTCAGTAGAAGTATTATTAGTAGAAGAAAAATCTCCCCTTTGTTGGTTAGCCTTAGTGAAACCGGGTAAGCGCTTTACCACTGATTCAGAAATCATTTTTCGAGACTCTACAGGTAAAATTAGATTAACTGCCACCGTCACAGGCAAAGATGATGCCACCGGAGGGCGCTTTTTACAATTTATCACCACTGACGGCGAATCTTTTTGGGATGTGCTAGATATTTTAGGTAATATTCCCTTTCCTCCCTATGTCACTGAATCAGAAGCATTAGATGAACAATATCAGACGATTTATGCCGAGAAGAAGGGCGCCATAGCAGCGCCCACCGCCGGTTTACATTTCACCGAAAATCTCTTTCAAGAATTAAGTCAAAGACAAGTTAAAACTGCTTTCATAACCCTTCATGTGGGTATCGGCACATTTCGCCCCGTGGAAGTGGAAGACATTTTAACCCACGAAATGCACCAAGAATG
It contains:
- a CDS encoding SRPBCC family protein encodes the protein MLKFSHSSLIKAPLTVVWNFHQRQDAVELLTPPWQPVKVVRREGGLDIGAETEFLLMFGLFDVRWLARHVEYEEYKLFTDQQIEGPMKLWIHRHQFQAEGNYTRLTDSIQYEVWGEPLSEFCLDWWISARLRDMFTYRHHITAQSCEL
- the queA gene encoding tRNA preQ1(34) S-adenosylmethionine ribosyltransferase-isomerase QueA: MNPDLQLSNYDYILPPELIAQNPVTPRDSSRLLVVKPHQGIDHTIFCNLPELLLPNDLLIFNNTKVIPARLYGEKSTGASVEVLLVEEKSPLCWLALVKPGKRFTTDSEIIFRDSTGKIRLTATVTGKDDATGGRFLQFITTDGESFWDVLDILGNIPFPPYVTESEALDEQYQTIYAEKKGAIAAPTAGLHFTENLFQELSQRQVKTAFITLHVGIGTFRPVEVEDILTHEMHQEWIEVDENVINLIKTTKEKGGRVFAVGTTVVRALEGSFAVEGALHPFRGKTDLFIYPGFEYQVIDGLITNFHLPKSSLLMLVSALMGRERLLQIYQEAIKEKYRFYSFGDAMFIPFSSFDKSNP